In Drosophila santomea strain STO CAGO 1482 chromosome 3L, Prin_Dsan_1.1, whole genome shotgun sequence, a single window of DNA contains:
- the LOC120449882 gene encoding uncharacterized protein LOC120449882, with product MKLLNLLLVVLVLIGMAACQKRRKRGSEFWVRPKHNPPGTRYCQPNDPWCRRDYDN from the coding sequence ATGAAGTTACTGAATCTACTACTAGTCGTCCTTGTCCTAATAGGAATGGCTGCTTGCCAAAAACGCAGGAAAAGAGGGTCTGAATTTTGGGTGCGACCCAAGCACAATCCACCAGGAACAAGATATTGTCAGCCGAATGATCCCTGGTGTCGAAGAGATTATGATAATTAA
- the LOC120450084 gene encoding accessory gland-specific peptide 70A, which yields MNTVALLLVLLCIVSLVQSWTWPWQKKKPKFPIPSPNPRDKWCRLNLGPGWGGRC from the exons ATGAACACAGTAGCTCTCCTCTTGGTTCTCCTTTGCATCGTCAGCTTGGTCCAGTCTTGGACTTGGCCGTGGCAAAAGAAGAAGCCAAAGTTTCCAATTCCAAGCCCTAATCCTC GTGATAAGTGGTGCCGTCTTAACTTGGGGCCCGGCTGGGGAGGAAGATGCTAA